One Thamnophis elegans isolate rThaEle1 chromosome 2, rThaEle1.pri, whole genome shotgun sequence genomic window, GAAAAACTGGAAGATGCAGAATTGGATTATGGCTCAGGCTATCCCAATggtaaattctattttattcttttagttCCTTCTATGCATTtggagcagtgatgggattcaaaaaaaattattactggttctgtgggcgtggctgggtgggtgtggcaggggaaggatactgtaaaatctccattccctccccaatccaggggaaagttcctgcaaaatccccatttcctcccgatcagctggaactcgggaggcagagaatagatgtgggggggggggcagttagaggtggtatttaccggttctccgaactactcaaaatttccactatcggttctccagaactggtcagaacctgctgaataccacctgtgattTGGAGCTGTGCAAAGTGATAATGATGTTTAGATTTAAAATAAGATTAGACaagcagaaaacatttgctttgtgAAGAGCATCTAATTCAGGGTGACAGCTGGATGGCCATGCTATTTTTCATGATACTCCATTCTGTAATATCTTTCTAGTCATCTAAGGCTCTTCACTCGAAAATGGAGGTAATAGGAATGCCAGTTGCAGGAACCACCATGTATTGTTTTCATGCCATGGCCTAATAGGGTTTTACACTGAAAAGAGAAGACATTTTTCCCCCAGTCTTACGTTTAAATCATAATTAAAGTTAAATGATTTTTTCCCGATGAGATGTCATCATTTCTTACTCCATTAAGGTAGATAGTTATGGTGCCAAAACGTCACTGTTCTTCAACTGATGCCATAGTTTGCATCTGATGCAGTGATGGGGTTTCCAAACCCTACGACTAAGGTGCGGTTGTAATGTGAAAGTGGAGCTATAACATGTTGCAATTGTAGAGgagagtggggaaaaaaagggttATCTTAATGTTTGTTATATGCTTTGCCTAATCTCTGCTCCTTTAGCGTAAGTAGTGGCCTGAAATATATTGTTTGATAAAAGGACTTTGCAGATAATATGCAAAGCTTCTTAGCCATCCCTTCTCTCCCCAGATCCCAAGACTAAAGAATGGCTCGTTCAAAACCTGGACCCAATCTTTGGCTACCCACAGTTTGTACGTTTTAGCTGGAGCACAGCTCAGCTCATTCTGGAGAACAAAGCTGTGCCTGTTCATTGGTATGTGGATGAACAAGCTATGAGGTGGGCTGACGGATAAAGATTATAATGGAGAGTTAAGGAGAATTTAAATAACTACACACAGCTGCTACTATATATTGTGATGTGTCAGAAGTTTCATTCTCAGAGTTTAATTCTTGCAGAAGGAAACACTTTTTCTCAAAGACAACAGTTGGGTTGGGgagtgtattatttatttattagatttttatcctgcttttattactttataaataagtcTAGGTGGCAAGCATACTTAATACTCCTCTCTtctcctgttttctccacaacaaccatccagtggctgagagagagtgagtggtccaaagtcacccagttgggtggggctagaactcagagtctcctagtttctaggccaGGACCTTAATCACTACAGCAGACTGATGGAGAACAGGAAGTGCATGACATACTGGTATTGATTGGACACCGAGTAAGTAGGGATGAGGTGAATTTGGATGACTAAAAGAGTAGGTGAAGAGTTTGGGTTGCTATTTGAATAGTAGGTATGTGTGGAGGATTAAATAGAAGGAATGTGGGTTGTATTTGATCTGAATGGGTCATTTTATCTGTAGAATTTATTCCTTAAAGTGATTTATCATTTATGAGCGAGGATTTCCTGTTTCCCTTCAAGGTTAGTTCTGCTTATTCCCTGATGCCTTGTTCTCTACATGATAATGTGAATAGATGGGGGATGTTTAAAACGCTGCAGGTCTAGGAATTGATGATCCCAGGGAATAATTAGAATGCCTGTCACTAGTTTTCACAACTCTTGAGAAACCCATCAAGCAGCTCTCCCATTTAATTTCAAGTGTTTTTGTTACCTGCCATCTCACAATGACTTTGGCAGTAATGCAAGACAATACAGGAGCTGGagatgcaaaaaaaccccaaacccctaTTTTATCCCTAGCAGCAACCTGATACTATTTGGATGCAGGGAAAAGGACTAGATACCGAAACGCTTTTTAGCAAGGTATCCTAAGAACTAAGAAGATTGTGGGAAAGCAGTGGTCAGTGGTTGCAGCAAGATTCACTGAGTACTTTATGTTTCTCAAACTAGCACAGAAGAGCACAGTAGTAAAGTAGGATACACCTCAATCTTTCATTTCTCCCTATCTTTGCTTCCTTCATCAGGGAtgatgctgaagatgacccatcCCAGCAGAGTGCAAAGTTCTTGCTGAGCTACTTTAGCCGGAAGGTTTCCCCCTCCAAGCGTACACCCCATCGCTTCTTTTATGAACGCAAACTGGAGACAGTGAGCAGCTTGTAGATGGTGGCAGGTGATTTTCTTCTTGTTGAAAATTATCTTACGTTGGCTTGACAGATAACTGACATCTAGTTTTTAACGGACAGTCACATATCCTTTGAGCCACAGCTACAAAACATGTGAAACCCAAAGGTTTAACTGAAAGAtacaaaattaaacagaaagaatACATGTTCTTCCTGGAGACCCTCTTGCCCCTGTGATTTACTGTAATTTTTTTTAGTTAATAAATTATCAAAAACTGATTGCAAGTCTTTTTGTCTGATGTAAATTAATAGGCGCTGATGCCTAATGAAAGCTAAACTAAAGTGACTGAGATGCATGAACGCTAGGAAAAATGCACGTGAAAaaccacactttttaaaaatgacctCTCTTAAACAGGAAGACAAAAAACCCCTGACTTTCATCCAAAAGAGAAAATGATTGATCTACTGCTCTATGCCAATTAACTGCCATTTTGAACCTTAGCATGGCATGGGATCAGTTTTGTGCTGTTGATCTGGAAGTGAATTTAGTTTATCCTAACACAGTTTCATGAACACAAATAGTTCTTTCAACCCCTGACCTTTTCTAAGAGGAATTAACAAACAGTGACCATCTTCACTTCAAGGATACCACTAAGATTGGacaaaaaatatgaaacaaaagaaaattcaATTTACAATCCGTCATtaagtaaccatttgaagttatgacagatcCATCAAAAAAGCACTTACAGATTCAAAGTTTATGGCCTCTGCTCTCCCTCCCTTGGGTCATGTGACCTCAGCAACTAGATCACTTTTACAGCTGTTAGTGGCATCCCAACTCTGATTTAaatgtttttgccagaaacttGTTTATTTCCGGTGTCTTGGAAAAATGCCAAAAACAAACTGGGTTCGCTTCACCCCTGACATTCACTTCGTGATTGttgcattcacttaatgattgccacaaaaaaggtagtaagcactgatgatgatacctaatttgggtaacgaaacatctgcaagaaaacaagcaagctcagagagcaccaaggatccctcaaagGTCATAAAAACAGGTGCTGTCACCTTTTGACATGTGTAACAACATGATCATAGCTTTTGGCTCAATTCCAGTACTAATTTGActctatgtatgcatatatgctgGGTTAcataatgaaattaaaaattatgGTAGAAATAAAAATCACACCAAGAAACCCTTCTTAGTTAAGacttttttttgtatatttttttgtcCAGTCTGGCTTTTCTTAAAGTGAAGATGGGCTACTGCTTGGAAAAGATCAAGAGTTGAAAGAAATATTTGTGATCATGAAACTGAAATGAAGTCCCTGTTTGAAATTTCACTTAAATCACAAACTGATCAGCTGATCTTTCAACCCATCGACACCATATTTATCCTCTTTACAGGGTTATTACAGAAGACACTTAAAGGGAGCATCATTGAAATGTTGCTGTTACTGCTGTTGCTTGGCAATAGGACACTGCACCAGGGTGGAAGAGAATAAACTTTTGCATATAGCAggcctttatttttaatataatgtatTATCTTTCCTGTTTCCAGCCCTGTTACTCCTTTGATGTATATAATTCCATTTTGTCTTCCAAGTTTGCACATGCTCTTCTACTTCAGTTCCTCATCTCTTTCCTCTCTAAAAGCTTGGCATGTTTCTTTCTATTTTAAGACACCCTACTCCCTCTTTGAACAAGTTCCTTTCATTTCTCTTCAAGAGCCTCCAAGATCTGCTTCTGTACCAAGCCTCTTTTGACATAGAAGATTATTAGTGTACTTGTGTTTGACTATCCTCCCTTCTCATCTGTCTAAATTAATTTCCAGGCTTTccatctcctttccctttccttagaGACTAAGTCATGTTTGTTGCATCCTTCTTGGCAGTGATAGAACATGGCCTCTTCAGCAGGACATAACAATCCTATTTCAGGGTTATATAATCCAATCTTGAAAGCTTAGCTTAGTCCATAAATAGATAGCTTGTGGCCTGCAGATGCTCTTCCCAGCAGCTCCAAGTAGCATAGATAATGGTGAGATACATTGGGAGTTGTAATTCAACAATATCTGGATGGCCTCTGATTGTTATCAAGTGGAATAATGGAAAAAAGACACTTATTTACATTAATATCCTGTGCGTCATTCAAAAAATCCTTTTACTACAATGCCAATAGCCCAGATGTCAGTATGCCTTCATGCAGTGTGTAACTAGTCACTATATTTTGTCAACTAGTTTGTGATATATGAAAAATCAAaaggatattttgaaataaagATAGAAATTTTACCACATTTCTGTCCATAATGTCATTACACATTTAACCAAGTTGACTGTTTCCTTGGTCAGATCTTAGGTGTTTTAGTAACAAGCTTTTGGAAGTGTGAAATATACAATTTGTCAAAGAAATGTAGTTTCCCATAAGCCCTTGCCCCAGGAGAGTATTGGCAACGTTTCATGATATTACTAATCCTCTTATATGGTATATGATAAATTGGGCAGAGATTCTTTTTTTTAGAgctgtataccagtggtgggttgctaactggtttattACCGGTTTgcccgtgcatgcgcagaagcgtctgggcaggtgggcagagcctcccgctgctgctactGGTTGGGCcgaggagcaacccacctctgctgtacacATGCCTTCTAGAATAATCACTAAAATTCAGTCCtctacactgattttttttacacatttcataataaaacacaaacacgcaCTCCATTTTTTATTTCCCATAATATTAATAGGTTTAAATCAATCCACAATATGAAATTTGTAGTAAGGGTAGCCAAGGTAAACAGGAATGTGAAATATAGCTGATAAATGATGGATGGGAAGACGAAGATGAGTGTACAATATTACAAGAGAGATTTGAATAGTGTTTAGAGTGGAGAGGATAGTTGGTGGGAAAAGCTCAAGGAGCACTATGTAAAGATGTGAGCATGACAACTCTTGGACTCTCACTGCCACCATGGATTAGATGTTTTCTGACTGGCATATATCTACACTGATCACTTCTGTTTAGATGCTATGTATATTACCCAAGGGTTTTCCTTGACTTATGGGTTGTTTATTATGTAATCATGCTTTATTGCAcaatctctccctctctgcccctccctccctctccactcGGACTGggttgctttgaaaaataaattcagttTTGGATGTAATCCAGTTTAGTAACCTAGCAATGCTGCTCCCCCAGTAACCATTGCTTTCAAGTTTACAAATGCAACAGGAAAGTCAGCCATGCTGGACTCTAAGCTAACTTTTCCtatctccccttttctttttgagCTCAGGAAGATCCTTCCATTTTACTTGAGTCCTACTTGCAATTGTATTTGAAGCCATGGCAACAACTGAGGCTAACTTTTCCAGCATTGATTATTTCACTCCACACCCCCACCTCTCCTTGTTCGTTCTCTCCCTTGCAGATATTTTCCTTCAGCTAATGCCTGTGAAGGCTGCTTTCCCTTCAGCTAATGCTCATGAATGGCCTTTTGCATTCTACGACGACTTTCTTGAGCCAGCTCTTAGGACACAAAGAatatggagaatatggaatatgcTTACTGTTCTCTAATACCTTTTCTACTCTGAATAATTGGGGAAATCTTGGTTCTAGGCAAGTTCCCAAGAGGTGCCCTAATGTTCCAACGTCTACTGCTAGGGCATAGCGCTCAGAGTCCTAGAAAGTGCCGATTCACAGTCTACGCCACAAGATGCACAGAGTTGTAGAAGATGGCAGGAAGCTGGTAGTATGGGATGTGACAGAATTGCATAGATCACAAGCGATCCCCCCAATCCCCAGGCAATCACTGGAGAGGgggcttttttttcctcctggaagAATAGTTACCTTGGATTAGAATCCACTTCCACTGCCCTCCATGtcttctataaaaataaaacgctTCTGCAAATTCCTTCTCAGACGCTGAAGTAGAAGGTTACCCCTGCAAGGGCTCACACGGTCTTTCCTTTCCTTGCCTGCCTTGTTGACGTCTACCTCTTTTACGCTGTTGCTCTCTTTGAGGTGAGAATAAGAGGTGGAGAAGGCTGCGTCAGAGGCATCCAGCATCAGGCATTGGCAAGGGTCAGCGCTTACTATGAAAGCATCATCCCAGATGTTCTCACACAGCTCCTTGCCATCCTTATACATCTAAGGAGGGGAAAAAGCCACATGTTACAAAAAAAACACGTCTTCCTTGGGAGGTACTACTCTAACCCCATTCAGGTTTGAAAGCAACTGGAATGGATTGTGAAGTTTAGAAACTTAAGAATATGAAAAGTATTGCAGTCTTCCCACAAAGGGCATAATACAAAGAACTTGAGCAGTCTAACATGATTTGATTTCTAAAAACGAGAACCATTGTGATTTAATTTTTTCAGGAAGTCATGTTCCTGTCTCTAATGCTGATTGTTCTGTTCCTTGGGTAGAATATAACTTGATATTTCTGTGTGGATATACTATGATAAGCTTCATAACATCAAAGacacttcatttattaatattGTACAGATACTTTCATGGGGAAGGAAAGGGATAAATGTGGCAGGTGAATCCATAAAATGACAATTGGCCACCACCCCTTTCTAACAAAAATGTCTTTCCTATTAGCTTCAAGGCAAGCATCCTCCTCTTGCCTGCATTTCTATTCCAGTATACAAATTACATCATGTTGTTGAAAGAGACAATCCAATCATTTTTAGTGAGGTTAGTAGAAAATAATGGTCAATTTTCTCTTTTCTCAGTCTCTATATTTCATGGTAAATCACCTTTGTCTATCAATAATTATTCCAGACTGGTATATTTGTTTATAAACCAAGATGAAACTTGCTTTCTAACTTCTACAATAtttcaagaaaacaaacacaGGGCAAGGAGTTAGCAATGATAAGGTAGTTGTTACTGCCATATAAGCTTTAACTTTCAGGTATTTTTCATTTGAATTTGCCACTTTGAAAAAGTTGTGGATTTTTCAGCCACATACACCATTAGTATACATAGtaagctaatatatatatatatatatatatatatatatatatatatatatatatatatatatatatatatatatatatatatatatatatatatacacacacacacatatacatacatacatacatacatacatacatacatacatacatacatacatacagatatgTTTGTGTGCacgtgtatgttccagcataactctggaacgctttgagcaatttcaaccaaacgtggtacacaCATGACTTACTATCTGGAGAAAAGTATTGTGGGGATAAGATACCCCTAAAGCCCTTGGAGTGTGTGttatgttaagatacagcctgttgtgccttaaaatggcttctactttatggctgtaaaatggcttctaccatgcagcatagtggagttgccatgataatggcttcacagtactccacaaggggctccctttgggaagggggaaaatccaacattagaaattacatttggtctggacatttccccctataaataaatacccgggcaacgacGGGTTATCGGCTGGTTTTATATAAAACTAGGTGTATGTAATAAGAGCTCATGGAGACCATTGAGAATTGCCAGGCTTTGGGAAACTGAAAAACACTTACAGGATGAAGACATTTGACTATAAACTTTTGGCTATATCTGgcattttcttcttatttcctaTTCTTATTTCCCTCCATCTGAGAAtacttttctttgatttttttcccttgaatgCTAGAAATCATTCAGATTTGAGAAAAAGCAAGCTTTGCTATATAAATCATGTCAGTTAAACTCAAATTGTACTGGGCAAGTGTTATTAACACTGAAAACTTTGGATTGGATTTTAGTGTAATTGCCGCCTTTCAGGAAAACGCAGTTcctgccccccccacacacactttccaCAGTTACTCTTCCCAAACATGCTTGAGTTTCCGAAGTCACAGCCTACGCATCATTTTCAGGCCCTGTACAAACATATACCATATGTTCCCTCACATAAACATCATATGATCTCATCCAATGCATGcaaattttaaaagcatttgtCTGAATTCTGATATTAggttttctgtatttctgaaactcCTGTACTCCATAAGTCAAGATATCTACTTTTTACCCAACATATCTGAAGGAACAAACTATTCAGCTGAAAGAGATTAACCACCAGAAGTGGCTTTAATTAAattgtatgtttgtttttcctGGTCCAATCTGTCTTTTGCCTTGGCTTTGCCTACTTTTTGGAATGTTGTCTCCAACACAGTGGCCCTTTGCACAGACGCCTTTAGACTGCAGCAAGCAACACAAGAATGGTTCTGCTTATGGCAAAGCAGCACCTTTAGTGTCCTCACCTGGCCAAAGGAATGACATTCCTGACTGCAGTTATGTCCATCAGCTCCCCAGGGCCAGTTGCCAGGGCAGGTCACATCTTCTCTGCAAGCATCATACCTGGGTGGACAATAGATTTGAGTGCTAAGAAAGACAGCTCATTGGTGTTTGGCTCAATTTGACCAtaatcccggggggggggggtctcgcaaattttagcaaggggttctctgcctggctgctgggtgggcatgaccatggtgggcgggacctagtcagcctcctgtaccatggtgtgtgtgtgggtgtttttgccctccatgggctccggaggctttcttcaaggatctgggagggtgaaaatgaccccCGGGGtttagaggccctctggaggccagaaatttCCCGAACTCCTGGTAGacccgtttttttgccctccccgaccTTCCACACGCActctgcacttatctgcatccaaaacaggccatccaaaatggggattcctgggagggtcagggtcagccaggagtgggatgtgggggttctctgaactgtacagaatcttagctagagttcTCCTgtacccctgcgaacccccagcagcccacccctgaaataaACCCAAATTCACTCAGTGAGACTTATGATAAACTAGAAATTTGAATTAAAACTTTTTGGAGTAGCCCCTTTTCAGTTCAGGAGAGGACCTCAGATGTTTATATTCAACCAAAAAAAGCTGACATTCTCTTTCATTGCTGGGTTAACTTTTACGCTAGTTCCTGATagcttctctgtccttctctgagCACCCTACCGCacaaatttattcattttttaaaatatactttataataataaaataataaaacaaaataataacaaaatagtaAAAGCAAACAGATGGTAATGTTCTCCAAACAAATTTTGTATTCCCTTGCTACCCAAGTCAAATTTCCAAACCTAAATCATCCCTTTTGCCTGATGTTAATTTTCCAGAAGGGAATCACTTAACCTTGTCAggaaaagttttgtttttaagcTTTAAAACTATATTCCCCTCATAGCAAGGTTGAACCAATAGATAATAGGACATTAGTTTTCTCAAATTTTTAGCAATTTAAAAT contains:
- the RTBDN gene encoding retbindin, with the translated sequence MRGSGNTNWIMVMASALTMFWVNAKNTDHCLSGGKHKANPSAEEELGICQMYAENACCSPEVAQELSRASAGSWNHCGSLSIRCEEYLQQLDCFYHCSPIAAQWPHHQQPTALMAVPLCQNFCDQWYDACREDVTCPGNWPWGADGHNCSQECHSFGQMYKDGKELCENIWDDAFIVSADPCQCLMLDASDAAFSTSYSHLKESNSVKEVDVNKAGKERKDRVSPCRGNLLLQRLRRNLQKRFIFIEDMEGSGSGF